In Agromyces sp. Leaf222, the genomic window TCGTGCGACGCGCTCATCGACGCGATCCTCGACCGCGCGGCGGCCGCCGGCGTGCCCGTCAGCTTCGACGTCAACCTGCGGGCATCGCTCTGGCCTTCGGCGGATGCCGCGGCTCGGCGCCTGCTCGCCCTCGCCGCGCGTGCCGACGTCGTGTTCGTCGGCCTCGACGAGGCCCAGGCGCTCTGGGGTGCGCAGACGCCCGACCACGTGCGCGGGCTGCTGCCCGACGTGCGCGAACTCGTCGTGAAGGACGGCGCGGTCGGTGCGACCTCGTACGAGCGAGGCGCCGAGGGCGTGCACGTGCCCGCGCTCGTCGTCGACGTGGTCGAGGTCGTCGGCGCGGGTGACGCGTTCGCCGCCGGATACCTGCACGCCATGCTCCGCGGCGCCGCCCCCGACGAGCGACTCCGCGCCGGCCACGAACGCGCCGTGCTCACCATCGCCGACACCGCCGACGTCCCGAGAGGCACCCGATGACCCCCGAATTCGCTTCCGCTTCCGCTTCCGCCGCCGCTCCCGTGCCGTCCATCCCGACCGACGCCGCCGTCTCGAACGCCGAGTTCGACGCGATGTTCGCCGGGCGGCCGCTCATGGCGCTCTTCCGCGGCCTCGGCGAGGCGCGCAGCCTCGAACTCGCCCGCACCGCGTGGGACCTCGGCATCGACATGGTCGAGCTGCCCATCCAGTCCGAGGCGGATGTCGCGGCGCTCGCCGCGGTCGCCGAAGCCGGCCGCCCCGAGGGCCGTCTGGTCGGCGCGGGCACCGTGCTCTCGACCCGCCACGTCGAGCTCGCGGCGGCGGCGGGCGCCGCGTTCACCGTGAGCCCCGGATTCGACCCCGCCGTCGTGCGCGCCTCGACGGCGGCCGGCATGCCGTCGCTGCCGGGCGTCGCGACCGCGACCGAGGTGCAGGCGGCGCTCGCGCTCGGCCTCACGTGGATGAAGGCCTTCCCGGCGTCGCTGCTCGGCGTGCCGTGGTTCCGTGCGATGTCCGGCCCGTTCCCTCAGGCGCGGTTCGTGGCGACCGGCGGCATGGATGCGTCGAACGCGCGCGCCTACCTCGATGCCGGCGTGCGCACCGTCGCCGTCGGATCCGCCCTCGAGGACCCGGCGCAGCTGCCGGCGCTCGCCGCCCTGCTCGCCTGAGAGTCGGCCCAGCCTCGCAGCACCTGGAAGCGCGGTCCCGACCTGGTCGGGGCCGCGCTTCCGTCGTGCGCGCCGACGGTTCGCACATTCGATCCGGGACCGAAACGAACCGGAAACAGAAACTGAATGACTTGT contains:
- a CDS encoding bifunctional 4-hydroxy-2-oxoglutarate aldolase/2-dehydro-3-deoxy-phosphogluconate aldolase, yielding MTPEFASASASAAAPVPSIPTDAAVSNAEFDAMFAGRPLMALFRGLGEARSLELARTAWDLGIDMVELPIQSEADVAALAAVAEAGRPEGRLVGAGTVLSTRHVELAAAAGAAFTVSPGFDPAVVRASTAAGMPSLPGVATATEVQAALALGLTWMKAFPASLLGVPWFRAMSGPFPQARFVATGGMDASNARAYLDAGVRTVAVGSALEDPAQLPALAALLA
- a CDS encoding sugar kinase, yielding MTPRPEVLTVGETMVLVAPAVAEPLESAIAFHLDPGGAESNVAAHLAALGTPAAWASAVGDDALGRRLLRQVREHGVDTAWVRRDASAPTGLYVKDPGNGVQYYRAGSAASRLEPAFVDTLPIADVRLVHVSGITPALSGSCDALIDAILDRAAAAGVPVSFDVNLRASLWPSADAAARRLLALAARADVVFVGLDEAQALWGAQTPDHVRGLLPDVRELVVKDGAVGATSYERGAEGVHVPALVVDVVEVVGAGDAFAAGYLHAMLRGAAPDERLRAGHERAVLTIADTADVPRGTR